From the genome of Deinococcus malanensis:
TCCCGCCTCCGACGAGTACCGGCAACTGCTTCATCTGCTGATTCCTTTTTGACCGGCTGGGCTTCGTCCGTGCCAGGAGCGGTGGAACGGTCAAAGCCACGTGCCTGACCAGACTCACGTCACGACGCTCCACTCGCGAGGTGCTTTTTCAACGCCTCGTTCATTCCTGGACTGACCTTCATCAGCGTGGCCACCGATGACAGTAAGTACACGGGTTGTGGAGGGAAAGGGCGATTTAGCGGGTGGGTGTGTGGCGCGCGGCGCGGCGGCCCAGGCTGCTTTTCAGGCGCCGGGCCACCGCCTGCACGCAGGCGCGGCAGCTCAGCGGTCCCGTCACCTGAGGCGCATCAGCGTAGACCTGAGGACCACGGCCACAGAGTGCCTGGCCATCCGAGAGCCGCACCAGGTGGGTGGCGCCCCCGGGGGCCAGCTGGAAAGCGTGCGGCTCACTCAGGTGGTGACGCATAGCGATCTCGGCGCAGGCCCGCTCGAATGGCAGTTCGGCCAGGTCGGTGTGGGTTGGTGTGGCACGGGTGCGCAGCGCGGCGGAAGAGCGAGGTGCAGCCATGCTCAGGAGGGTAGCGCGGTGCCCAGGCGGAGGGCGGCGGTTCATGTGATCGCCACCCTCCGCCTGAGGCCTGAACCAGTGCGCTTAAGGTTGCATGGGGCCACCTGCTATCCGCAATTATTTCCGGGATACCCCAAGTTGACGTCAGGGGCATTTCGAGTTGCTTGTTGCATAACCTCCTGAGCCAACGCGGAGTCACGTTCACCTCGAGATCCAAAGGCGCCCTTCGCAGGCAATCTCAGCGCTGGCCCTGACGAGGGGTGCTCCAGGCCTCCGCTGCTTCAGCGCTGCGGAACGGTTCCAGCCCTGGCCAGCGCCGAGTTGAAGTAACGCGGGTCGAAGCTGACCTCCTCACCCAGCCAGTCGGGGCGCTCGAAGGCCTCGTCTTCGCGCTCAAGCTCAACTTCCGCCAGGATCAGGCCAGAGAGCGACCCGCCGAATTCGTCGACATCCCAGGTGTGGCGGCCCACCGTCACGCGGAAGCGCCGCTTGCTCAGGGCGCTGGTGGCTAGGGTCCGGAGCATCTGCGCGGCGTCACCCGGCGGGATGGGATACTCGTACTCGGCGCGGGTCAGGCCCTGCGTGGCGCCCTTGATCGTCAGCCAGGCCCGGTCGCCCTGCAGGCGCACGCGCACCGTGTGCTCCGGATCCTGGCTGAGGTAGCCCTGCACGGTCAGCTGCCCGGCGTCGCGCGGTTGATCAGCCCAGCGCTGTGGATCAACCAGGAATTTGCGTTCGATCTCGAGTGGAGGCGAGTGGCTCATGGCTTCAGCATGACGCGTACCCCGGGTGAACCTGTTGTGCACCTCAGGATGAAGGGGGCAAGAACAAAGCCTCCCCGGGGAGGTTGCAAGGCGACGCACAGGTGGAACGCCGGCGCTGGTCATGGCGAAGGTGTCCCGTGAGCCGCGGAGCAGGACCAGGTGCTGACCGGGTTCAGCAGGCGACTGCCGCTGCAGCCGCTGTGCAGGTCCTGGGCTGAACACCGCTTCCGGAGGAAGGAGTACCACCTGGAAGAGCACGGGGGACCTTGGTGACAACGAGAGGCAGCGCCAGAGCTTCAGGTCCGGGCCATGCCCTCGGTCACAGGAGCTGTGCCGGGACGCCCTGGAAGGTACCACTGAAATATTCCCTTTCGATACGCCCTAGAATGTCCTGTGCCTCTCCCGCCTGACCGTCCCACCCTGGCCGGCATGGGTGCGGATGTCGCGTCCATCAAAAGCCTGCTCGACCTGTGCCCGACCGGTGCAGTCCTTACTGATTCCTCGTTGCGGGTGCTGCACATCAACAGCGCCCTGGCCACACTGATGAATTCCGACGTTCACGCTGCCCGCGGACAATCCCTGAGCGGGCTGCTGCCCGGGTTGCCGCGTGAAGTGCTTGACGCCTGCGAGGCAGCACTGTGGCGGGACCAGCCACAACGTGACCTGCGGTTCGACCTGATCAGCTCAGAGGGCCCCCATGCCGTTCGCGGCCGGGTGACTCCGGTCCACGATGGTCATCAGCAGGTCGCCGGGCTGGTCGTGACCTTCGAAGACGCTGCTCCGGCGACCGTGGAGATCGACCGGCTCCGCCGCCTGCAGACCATCACGGCGGCCCTCACGCGGGCGGTGACCGCGAACGACGTCAAGGCCATCATCCTGCAACAAGTTGTGCCTGCCACGGCCGCCTACGCGGGGAGTCTGATCAGGGTGGTGGATGAGGCGACGCTGTACACGCTGGGAACGGTCGGATACGACCAGACCTTTGAACTCACTTGGCAGCGCTTCCCGGCGGACGAGGGCTTTCCAGGGGTGGCCGCCATCCGGGCGAGGCAGCCGATCTTCGCGACCCTGGATGATCTGCAGCGGGACTACGTTGCTGTGCTGCCCCTGCTGCAGCCCCGCACCCGCGCGGTTGCCGCCCTGCCCCTGATGGCCGACGGGCTCGTCCTGGGCTGCCTGACCCTCTCCTTCGAGCAGGAGGGTGACATTCAGGCTGACCGGCAAGGGCACCTGCTGGCCCTGGCGGAGGTCAGCAGCCAGGCGCTGCGGCGCGCCCGGCAGTACGACGCGGAGCACGCCGCGCACCAGCGCAGTGCTCTGCTCGCTGAGGCGGGCACCGCGCTGGCTGAGTCCCTGAACGTGACCGCGACGCTGGAGCGGATCACGACCCTGGCCATCCAGCATGTCGCGGACTGGGCGGCCGTGTTCCTGCCGGATGACACCGGGCGGATGGTCGTGGCCGCCGCGGCCCACCCGGATCCAGCGAAGGTCGGGCAGCTTCGCTGGTTCCTCGCCCGGCTCCCGCACGATCCACAGGCATCGGGCTCACCTGCCTGGGTCCTGCAGACCGGGCAAGCCGTCCTGATGCCTGTGGTTCCGCCTGACATCGCCGACGCGTTCCCGCAGAGTGACCTTCGTGACGCGTTCCTGGCGTTGGGTCAGCACTCGGTGATCAACGTGCCGCTCACCGTTCAGGGCCGGCATATTGGCGTGCTGGGCCTCGCCACCACCCACCCGTCCCGCACGTACGGGGAGGCTGACCTGGAACTGGCGCAGGCCCTCGCTGCCCGGGCGGCCCTCGCGCTGGACAATGCCCAGCTGCATGAGGCAGCCGACCACAAGGAGCAGCGTTACCGCTCGCTGGTCGACGCGACCCGCCAGGCCGTCTGGACGAACAGCCCCGAGGGACGGATGCTCGGTGAGCAGCCCGGCTGGGCCGCGCTGACCGGGCAGGCACAGGCGGAATACGAGGGGTACGGCTGGTCTGACGCTCTGCATCCAGAAGACCATGCGCCGACGCTGGCCGCGTGGCAACGCGCCGTGGCGACCCACTCCGGCTTCGAGATGGTCCACCGGGTCAGGGGGGCGGACGGGACCTACCGGCACTTCCACGCGCGCGCTGTCCCGGTCCTGAACGCGGACGGCAGCGTCCGGGAGTGGGTGGGCGTTCACACCGACATCACCGGGCAGGTGGACGCCCAGCGAACCCTGCAGGACCTCAACGCCCTCCTGGAGCAGCGGGTGCAGGAACGCACGCGCGCGCTGGCGGAAAGTGAG
Proteins encoded in this window:
- a CDS encoding CYTH domain-containing protein codes for the protein MSHSPPLEIERKFLVDPQRWADQPRDAGQLTVQGYLSQDPEHTVRVRLQGDRAWLTIKGATQGLTRAEYEYPIPPGDAAQMLRTLATSALSKRRFRVTVGRHTWDVDEFGGSLSGLILAEVELEREDEAFERPDWLGEEVSFDPRYFNSALARAGTVPQR